In Vreelandella piezotolerans, one genomic interval encodes:
- the glpK gene encoding glycerol kinase GlpK, with protein MSSFILAIDQGTTSSRAILFDRQGQIAAVAQQEFPQHFPQDGWIEHDPEDIWESVIATCREVLSKAQITPEQVDGVGITNQRETTVVWDRDTGKPLYNAIVWQDRRTSERCQALRDEGHTELVQSKTGLLIDPYFSATKLAWILDCVEGARERAARGELAFGTVDSFLMWRLTDGKRHVTDATNASRTALFNIHDQTWDEELLALFDVPANMLPEVNDSSDDFGTVEAHWLGAPLPIAGVAGDQQAALVGQACFKPGMGKSTYGTGCFMIVNTGETASVSRNRLLTTIGYRINGKPTYAMEGSIFVAGATVQWLRDGLNLFADASETEALAQKTRRGHSVYLVPAFTGLGAPHWDPKARGAIFGLTRDTGIAEIVAAGLQAVCYQTRDLQHCMNDDMEASPGNLRVDGGMVKNSWVMQFLADMLNVQVDRPTILETTALGAAYLAGLRLGWYDTLEEIEQLWRCERSFTPSMEEATREKLYQGWLDAVSRVRST; from the coding sequence ATGTCCTCCTTTATTCTCGCCATCGATCAAGGCACGACCAGCTCCCGCGCCATTCTTTTTGACCGCCAAGGCCAAATTGCGGCAGTTGCCCAACAAGAGTTTCCTCAACACTTCCCACAAGATGGGTGGATCGAACACGACCCGGAAGATATCTGGGAATCAGTGATCGCGACCTGCCGGGAAGTGCTCAGCAAAGCCCAGATAACCCCCGAGCAAGTGGATGGGGTCGGCATTACCAACCAGCGTGAGACCACGGTGGTGTGGGATCGCGACACAGGCAAGCCGCTGTACAACGCCATCGTTTGGCAAGATCGTCGCACCTCCGAGCGCTGTCAGGCGCTACGCGACGAGGGGCATACTGAGTTAGTACAGTCGAAAACTGGCCTATTGATCGACCCTTACTTTTCTGCCACCAAACTGGCCTGGATTCTCGATTGCGTCGAGGGCGCCCGCGAGCGTGCTGCCCGGGGCGAGCTGGCGTTCGGCACCGTCGATAGCTTTTTGATGTGGCGTTTGACCGATGGTAAACGTCACGTGACCGATGCCACCAATGCCTCGCGCACGGCGCTGTTCAACATTCATGACCAAACCTGGGACGAAGAACTGCTGGCGCTATTTGATGTACCCGCCAATATGCTCCCCGAGGTGAACGATTCCAGCGATGATTTTGGCACGGTCGAGGCCCACTGGCTGGGCGCGCCGCTGCCGATTGCAGGTGTCGCGGGTGATCAGCAGGCGGCGCTGGTGGGGCAGGCGTGTTTCAAACCTGGTATGGGTAAAAGCACCTACGGCACCGGCTGTTTCATGATCGTGAATACCGGGGAAACGGCCTCGGTATCGCGTAATCGCCTGCTGACCACCATTGGCTACCGTATCAACGGCAAACCTACTTACGCCATGGAGGGGAGTATTTTCGTAGCAGGCGCCACGGTGCAGTGGCTGCGAGATGGTCTGAATCTGTTTGCGGATGCCTCGGAAACCGAAGCACTGGCCCAGAAAACCCGCAGAGGGCACAGCGTTTACTTGGTGCCTGCGTTTACCGGCCTGGGCGCCCCGCACTGGGACCCTAAGGCCCGTGGCGCTATTTTTGGCCTGACGCGTGACACTGGCATCGCCGAAATCGTCGCGGCGGGGCTTCAGGCGGTGTGTTACCAAACCCGCGACCTGCAGCACTGCATGAACGATGATATGGAAGCGTCACCGGGTAACCTCCGTGTGGATGGCGGTATGGTGAAAAACAGCTGGGTCATGCAGTTTTTGGCCGATATGCTCAATGTCCAAGTTGACCGTCCGACCATTTTGGAAACGACGGCCCTGGGGGCGGCTTACTTGGCAGGGTTACGTCTTGGCTGGTACGACACGTTAGAGGAGATCGAGCAGCTCTGGCGTTGCGAGCGCAGCTTTACGCCCTCCATGGAAGAGGCGACCCGTGAGAAGCTCTACCAGGGCTGGTTGGATGCGGTATCCCGGGTGCGCTCTACGTAA
- a CDS encoding DeoR/GlpR family transcriptional regulator: protein MNQQYRQDAIVELVRQHGYMSIEQLTEHFAVTPQTIRRDLNTLANEGRVRRVHGGVGVESSTVNTAYSTRKTLHLEEKERIARCLAQHIPHHASLFINIGTSNEMIAQALLEHQGLEIITNNLNVAAILQHKEDFTVIIAGGQVRSRDGGIIGEATIDFINQFKVDYGIIGISGIDEDGSLLEFDYQEVRVAQAIIANSRRVYLAADYSKFHRNPVVRQGNISQLDALFTDRKPPEAIQRLLNQHDVALHIA from the coding sequence ATGAATCAACAGTATCGCCAGGATGCCATCGTCGAACTGGTTCGCCAGCACGGCTACATGAGTATCGAACAGCTCACCGAACACTTCGCGGTCACGCCACAAACCATTCGTCGAGACTTGAACACTCTGGCCAACGAAGGTCGCGTGCGCCGCGTACATGGTGGTGTCGGGGTCGAGTCAAGTACGGTCAATACGGCTTACAGCACCCGCAAAACGTTGCACCTCGAAGAGAAAGAGCGCATTGCCCGCTGCTTGGCACAGCATATACCCCATCATGCCTCCCTGTTCATCAATATCGGGACCAGCAATGAAATGATCGCCCAAGCGCTACTGGAGCACCAAGGTTTGGAGATCATTACCAACAACCTCAATGTGGCGGCGATTCTGCAACACAAAGAGGACTTCACGGTGATCATCGCGGGCGGTCAAGTGCGCTCCCGTGATGGCGGGATCATCGGCGAAGCCACCATCGACTTCATCAATCAGTTCAAAGTGGATTACGGAATCATCGGGATCAGTGGCATCGACGAGGATGGCTCGCTTCTGGAGTTTGACTACCAAGAGGTACGCGTTGCCCAGGCGATCATTGCCAATTCGCGAAGGGTGTATTTAGCCGCAGACTACTCGAAATTCCACCGAAACCCAGTGGTGCGCCAAGGTAACATTTCCCAACTGGATGCGCTGTTTACCGATCGTAAGCCCCCCGAGGCGATTCAGCGACTGCTCAACCAGCACGATGTGGCGCTGCACATTGCTTAG